The segment TATTCGTCCATCAGCCTGTCGCCGCCGGCCTCCAGGCAATCGGACTCGACCGAGAAGAAGCAGAAGACGCCGTGCTCGGCCCCATTGGCAGCCGTGCGGAATTCCTGAGGGATCAGGAGACGGCGCTTGCCGTCCAGCTGCTTCTCACTGGTTCCGAGAAACACGCCTGCCTATCGGGCCCACCTGGACCCGCTCCCCGATCATCCCCGCGCCTGAAGTGCCGACGCCGCCCATCCCCAAATCAGGAAATTGGGATAGCATGGGACTAGTTGGGTCTCAATGGGATCATGAAGGTATTTTTAACCACGATCGGCCTGTTGTTGGTCGGCTACACTGACTGAAACAGAACATACATAGAACACGGCAAGTATTAACAGCCTGTGGGCAGTGTGCGCCGCGTTTCGGCCCAGGGGGTTAATGAGGATGAGGCTTCAGGAACCCGTCCGTCACCACGCGAATCTGGGCTGACCCGCCCGCAGCCCCGTTGTCTTCGGTGCCGGGCAAGGAGGCCGCGGACACGGGCCTTGTGGCCCGGCGAGCCGGACGGTCGTCCGCTCATCCTGAAGAAAAAGTGCCAGACGGCCTGTAAGCCGGGTTCTGTCCCGCACCGGGGTGCGGTGACGATCATTCCTCTGGACCACCCGTCGCCGGATGGTTCTCGCGACCTACCCGGACGCCTCGGGCGGTGAACCCTGCGGACCGAAATCCGCGCGACGTCCCTATTCGGTCTTGCTCCAGGCGGGGCTTGCCATGCCGTCGCTGTTGCCAGCCACGCGGTGGGCTCTTACCCCACCCTTTCACCCTGACCCCGGAACAAGTCCGGGGCGGTTTGCTTTCTGTGGCGCTATCCCTCGGGTCACCCCGGGCGGGCGTTACCCGCCGCCTTTTCACCGTGGAGCCCGGACTTTCCTCGACGAAGCGAACCCCGCCGCGACCGCCCGGCCGTCTGACCGGGGCTAGGTGGACGCTTTGGGACGGCAGGTCAATTCAGGACGCCGGTCATGCTTTCCGCAGTGGCAAGCTGCAGCACACCCATGAGCGTCGCGCGTGTCTCGCCGTCGGCGATACCGTCGACCCTGGCCGGCCGCCAATGACGCTGGAAGGCCTCGACCGTGATGCGGGTAACGTCGGTGTATTTCCCGTCCGGCAGGGGTTCATAGCCCAGCCGATGCAGTCCCGCCTGCAGGACGTGGACGCCCAGACCCTCGTCACCGACCGTCAGGGGTGGGCCCAGGGCGGCGATGCGTTCGGCGGCGGGTTCGAACCACAGGCCCTGGCGATGCCCGGCCAGGCGCTTCCACGGAAAGAGTTCGCCGGGATCCTGTTTGCGGGTCGGAGCGACGTCGGAATGGCCCAGGATGCGGGCGTCCTCGACGGACCAGCGGGTGCGGATGTCGTCGATCAGGGCGATGACGGCTTCGATCTGTGCGTCCGGGAACAGGCGATAGCCGAATTCATGGCCCGGATTGACGATCTCGATGCCGATGGAGACAGCGTTGATGTCGGTCTCACCCCGCCACCACGACTTACCTGCATGCCAGGCGCGCCGTGCTTCATCGACCAGTCGGAGGATCGATCCGTCCTCATGGACGACATAGTGGGCCGAGACCTTCGCCTCGGGGTCGCGCAGGCGTGCAATGGCGGCCTCGGCCGTCTCCATGCCGGTGTAGTGAAGCAGGATCATATCCGGCGGTACGCGCCGCTGGTCGAAGTTCGGAGACGTAGCCTCGGTAATCGAACGCACTGCCGTCTTATCGGCCCTGACGTTCCCAGCCATAGGTCACCCAGGTGTCGCCGACCTTGGTGGCTTCGATCACATCATCCGAGCGACGGGCGTGGATCGTGACCTTGCGACGCGCCCGCACGGCCAGGCCGGCGAAGAAGACCAGCACGCTGGCGAACAGGGCGATCACGGCGACGGCGGCGGCGGTGAAGACCGCCAGGATCGCGCCGACCGTCAGGGCCGCCACAGCCGCGATCAGGCCCCCCAGCCACATGATCGGAGCCATAAGCCCGGTCTTGCGACGGTTCTGAAACCCGAGGGAGGCGTAGCGGTCCTGCGTCATCACTGGTCCTTGGTCGAGCGCGCCCGGAGGAGGTCGAAGGGAACGCCTGAATCGCAATGTCGGTCCACAGAGATGAACCGTCAATGACCGACTGCTTCAAAGGCGAGTGTGTCGCGGCCTTCAGAGGGGTTGGTCGGCCAGAACCGAGGCTCCGCTGCTGCGCATCCGGTCCATCTCAACGCGATTGAGCACGGCGCGGGTCTGGGGGTCGGACATGACGCCGCCCAGCGTGACCAGCGCCTGCGCGGCCTCGGACTGCACGCCGAAGGCCGACGACAGGGCTTCCCACGGCGACTGGGGCGTCGGAAATCGCTTGAAGCGGACCGAGGTGTCGGACGGGATGTTGGCGAGCTCCCGGGCCTTGCCGATCGCCTCGGTCAGGCCGCCGAGTTGATCGACCAGACCCAGGGTCTTGCCCTGCGCGCCCGTCCACACGCGGCCACGCGCGATCTCGCGAACGCGGGCGATGGGCAGGCGACGACCGGTCGAGACCCGCTGGACGAACTCCTCATAGGTCCGGTCCATCGAGGCAGAGAAGGCGGCCCGCTGGCTTTCGGTGAAGCTCCGGCTCGGCGCAAAGGCATCGGCATAGTCGCCGCCGACCGACAGGCCGCGCAGATCGACGCCGAACCGACCGAGCGCCTCGGACACTACGAACTTGCCGCCGAACACGCCGATGGAGCCCGTCAGGGTCGAGGGTTGGGCCACGATCCAATTGGCTTCCGAGCTGATCCAGTATCCGCCCGACGCGGCATAGTCGCCCATGGAGACCACGACCGGTTTGCCCGCCGCCTTCGCCGCACGCACGGCGGCAAGAATCTGTTCGGATGCCTCGGGCGATCCGCCGGGCGAGGACACCCGGAAGACGATGGCCTTGACCGACTTGTCCTCGATGGCGTCGTATATGGCCTCGGCCGTATCGTCGGAGTGGATCGAGGATCCGCCACCGAAGCCTCCCCCGCCCCCCGTGCCGGTGACGATGGCCCCTTCGCCGCCCACGATCGCGATGGCGTCGCGACCCGAGCCGGTGCGCTCGCCCTTGGACGAGGCGTAGTCATCGAACTCCAGGATGTCGGACCCACGTCCGGCCCGACGCCGGGCTTCGGCCTCGGCCTCCTCGACCTGACCGATCCTGTCGATCAGCTTGGCCGACAGGGCCTGGGGCGCGGAATAGGGGCCAGCCTCGATCGTGGTCTTCAGCGCGTCCGCCGTCATCTTCCTGTCGAAGGCGGCATTGGCGATGGCGCTGTCATAGATGGACGTCATCCAGGCCGTCATCGCCTCGCGGTGCGGGCCGGTGTAGTCGGACTGGGTGTATTCGTTGACGGCGTTCTTGTACTCATAGCGCTGCTCGAACTCGGCGCGGACTCCATATTTGTCGAAGGCGCGGCCCAGAAACACGGAGTCGGCCGAGAAACCCGTGGCCTGGAAGTTGGCCGTATTCTGCATCCAGAGCTCGGACGCCGAGGCTCCGACCATATAGCTGGAGATCACGGTGCCGACCGGCTGGAAGCCCTGCGAATGGGCGATGACCGGCTTGCCCGAGGCGCGGAAGCGGCGGACGGCCTGACGGATCTCGTCGGCGGAGGCGGGACTGATCCCGGCCTCCGGCAGGCGGATCAGAAGGACTTTGACATGATTGTCCTTCTCGGCCTGGGCCAGGGTGTCGACGATCTGCATCACCGACAGACCGCCGCCGCCGAAGGCCGCGAACGGATTGGTCGAAGCCTGATCGGTCAGGCCTTCACGCAGGTCCAGTTCCAGCACGGCATTGACCGGCGTCACCGGCTCCTTGGCCGATGCGGCGGCACCGACGATCAGAACGATCGGCAGGACGACGACGAACAGGATCAGGCCGGTAAAGACACCGAGCACGGTCAGGAAGAACTGCTTCATGGGGAGGCGGCGGTCCGATCGAGCGGCCACGTCGGCCACGCCTGACCATAGAGGGCGGTGCGTTGCGGTCAAATGAACGTGGCGTAACGGGACATCGTGGCGCAGAACTTCCGCCGGGCAGGATGACGCAGGCAGAGGGGTCGGCTAACACCTCGATCATGAGCAGACTCTGTGTCGTCGCCGCCGGGGGTACCGGGGGCCACATGTTCCCGGCCGAGGCCCTGGCCCGCGAGATGGCAGGGCGCGGCTGGCGCGTGGTGCTGGCCACCGACCATCGGGGCGAGCAGTACGCCCATGCCTTTCCGGCCGAGGAACGGCTGGCGCTGGATGCCGCCACCGGCTCTGGCCCGGTGGCCCTGGCCAGGGCGGGTGTCGCCATCGTGCGTGGGGTGCAGCAGGCCCGCTCGGCCTTCACCCGTCTGAACGCCGATGTCGTAGTCGGCTTCGGCGGCTATCCGTCGGCTCCGGCCCTGCTGGCGGCGATCCTGCAGAAGCGCCCGACCCTGATCCACGAACAGAACGCCGTTCTGGGCCGCACCAACCGCATCCTGGCCCCCCATGTGCGCAACGTGGCCTCGTCCTTTCCGACGCTGGAACGGGCCAGCCCTGCCGTGAAGGCCCGCAGCCACGTCGTCGGTGCCCCCGTCCGCGCCGACATCCGCGCTCTCTACGACCGTGCCTACGCCCCGCCCGTCGATGGTCCTATCCGCATCCTGGTCACCGGCGGCAGCCAGGGCGCGCGAATCCTGTCGGAAACCACCCCCCGCGCGCTCGCGGCCCTGCCGGACGCCATCCGTCGTCGCCTGAAGGTCCAGCAGCAGTCGCGCCCCGAGACCCTCGAAGCCGCTCGCCAGATCTACCTCGAGGCCGGGATCGAAGCCGAGGTCGCGCCCTTCTTCCGCGACATGGCCGGTCGTCTGTCGCAGGCCCATCTGGTCATCGGCCGGGCAGGGGCCTCGACCTGCGCCGAGCTGGCGGTGGCCGCCATGCCGTCGATCCTGATCCCGCTGAAGATTGCCACCGACGATCACCAGCGCCTCAATGCGAAACTGCTGACAGACGTCCACGCCGCCGGGATGATCCTGGAGGACGATGTGACGGTGCCGTCCATGACCGATGCTGTCGCGGCCGTCCTGGCCGACCCGGCGCGCCTGCCGTCCATGAGCGCCGCCGCCCGCTCCGTCGCCATCCCCGACGCCGCCCGGCGGCTCGCCGACCTGGCCGAGGCAACGGCGCTTTCTTCCCTCTCCCGGAGGGAGAGGGCTTGAGCGCCCGGGAGCCGTCAGGCGATCGGTCTTGCGCGAAAGGGTGAGGGGTTACGGTACGAACCGGTGAGGTCTCACCCCCTCACCCTTTCGGCTTGGCGCATCGCTTCCCCCCAACCTGATCGGGGGCTCAAGCCCTCTCCCTCCGGGGGTGATTATATACGTGACAAAGCAGGATTGATCTTGTAGGGTTTTCTCACTGGAGAGACTCGATGAACCTGACCGATCCGATCTTCACCGACGCTGACAAAGCCCGCGCCCATCTGGAGAAGACCCGCTGGCCCCACGGCCCGGTCTGCCCTCATTGCGGCGTCGTGAACGAAGCTACGTCCATCAAGGGCAGGAGCGCCCGCGCTGGCCTGTATCAGTGCAATGCCTGCCGTGAGCAGTTCACCATCACGGTCGGCACCGTCTTTGAGCGTTCCAAGGTTCCGCTGAACAAATGGCTTCTGGCGACCTACCTCATGTCGTTCAGCAAGAAAGGCATCAGCGCCCATCAGATCGGCCGCACCCTGGGTGTGACCTACAAAACCGCGTGGTTCATGTGCCACCGCATCCGCGAGGCTATGGCAGAGAACAACCCGGCTCCTCTGGGCGGTGAAGGCAAAATCGTAGAAGCCGACGAAACCGTGGTCGGCGGCAAGGAACGCAACAAGCGCCTGTCCAAGCGCAACCCGAAGAACATCGGCGCGGTCGGTAAGCAGGTCGCCTTCACACTGGTCGAGCGCAACGGTCGCGCCCGCTCGTTTCACGTCGCCAACGTCACCGGCAAAACACTGCGCCCGATCATGGTCGCCAATGTGGACCGCAAGTCAGCCCTGATGACCGACGACGCGGGCCAATACCGCCCGATCGGCAAAGAGTTCGCCAGCCACGAATCCGTCAATCACGGGATCGAGGAATACGTTCGCGGCGCGGCTCATTCCAATACCGTTGAAGGCTTCTTCTCGCTCCTCAAGCGCGGGATCATCGGCACCTTCCACCACGTCTCGGAAGCCCACCTGAAGCGCTACCTAGCCGAGTTCGACTTCCGCTATTCGCACCGCGTCGGTCTGGGCATCAATGACACGATGCGCACCGACGAAGCCCTTCGCGGCATTGGTGGCAAGCGCCTGATGTATCGGCGGGCTGACAAAGCCTGTTACGCTTAAGCAGAAGGCGCGACGCTTTTTCCAAAAGCGCGCCAAGGGGCAGACATGACCGACCTCAAAAGCAATGAGATTGCCCTGCTGCGCATCGTGGCGGACTTGGCGAACGATCACGGGCTCGCGTTAGTCAGCAAGATCATCGACACTTATGGGACCGGCTATGTGAGCCTTGCTCCTGACCTGAAGACGCGAGGCTATCTCGTCCGGGGTGGCGAGATAAACTTCCTTGCCCTTACGGAACGGGGCCGCCGGGCCATCGGTCAATAGGGGTAGCGCCTCAACTGACGGTGTCGGATTTATCTCCACCGCCAGAGGGCAGTCCAAGATCAGTGCGAGACGCGGACTTCCATGCACGCCGTTTTCCATCAGAACCTTGACGCCCGTAACCGCAAACTGGCTTGAAAAGCTCTCGCCAGTCGTAAGGTCAAAGAGTTCGCACATCTCGCCGCCATAACCGACGAGCTTGAGCGTGTGGAGGCGCCGACCAGAAGCATCCATCGTCACGCCTCCAGCGAAACAAGTTATCTCAGTCAGACCCATCGGTCGGGGCAGCTTTGCCCGGCGGGGACTTGGCGGGCGCGTGCGGCTTGTGCGGTGTGTTCACGAGATTGCGCAGCACACGCTCGAATTCAGCATCCGCCGCCCGATCCATCGCCTCATCCTCCGAATCGCGCTCGTTTTTCGGTGATTCGTCCATATCAAGCCCCGAAATTTGATTCGGGCGACTCGACTCCGAACCCGAAACACTCCGAATTGCTCATGTGCTGTTGGCAGAGCGATTCGGGCGGACCACTTGTGGCCCGCCCGGTCGCTGAACCTCTTGCAGGAGGTTTTCAGCACTGGCGCACCCGGCGACCACCGGTGCCTTTGAGGGCCACTGACAGGCCCTCATTGCCCGCCGTAACCCGTCATGACGACGATACGCTGCGAAACGCGAGTCGTCATCAAAATGTTCTCAGCCCGCGAAGGGCTCTCTTAGTTTCAAAGCACCGGCCTGTCGGGCGGAATCATAGTCTGATCCGGTTTGCTTTGTCACGTATATCATTGCCCCCTCCGGGAGAGGGAGACATCACAGCAAGCCCCTTGCGGACGGGCCACAAACTCGCGACGTTCATGTCCATGCGCATCCTCCTCGTTTCGGCCTCCCTCATCGCCCTTGCCAGTGCTGGAGCCGCCGCCGCCCAGGATGCGCCGCCCGTATCCGACCCGGCCCCGCGCCGACCGAACATTGTCGTCGTTCCCGAGCCCTCGCCCCCCCTGATCGTGGATGGGGCAAACGCGGCCCCTCCGTCAGCCCCGACCATCGAGGCCATCCCCCGCGTCTGGTCGCCCGCCCCGCGCGACGGTCAGGGCCGCAGCGCCTATGGCCTCTATCTGTCGGGCCGGTCCGCCCTGAGTTCGGGCGAGTCCGCCGAAGGGGCCGATCTGATGGCCCGGGTCGAGAGCCTGACCCCCGAACAGCCCATCGTGCGCGAACAGGCCTTCACCTCCGCGCTGCTGGCTGGCGATCTGAACCTGGCCGCGCGCATTTCGCCGGATGCAGGCGTCTCGCCGGTGATCTCGGAGGCCGGGGTCCTGGTCTCGGTGGTGCAGCAGCTGGGTGCCGGTCAGGCGCGCGAGGCGAACGCCGCGCTGAAGGCTCATCCCATCGGCGCACCCCATGCGCGCGCCGGCGCCCTGATCGCGCCCTGGGTCGCCGCCGCCGCAGGGGACTGGGAAACGGCGCTGGCCGAGCCCAATCCCACGGCCGATCGTCTGATCGTCTTTCTGGGCCGCTACGACCGCGCGCGCCTGCTGGAAATTCGCCGACGCCATGACGAGGCGGACGTCGTCCTGAAGGCTCTGGCGCAGGACGCCCGCACCGGCGCGCTGTTCCGCCTCGCCTACGGCAACTTCCTGGAGCGACGGGGTCGTCGTGAAGAGGCCCTGGCGGTCTATGATGCCGGTCTGGCGGCCGGAGCGACGGATCCCGCCCTGACCGTCGCCCGCGCCCGCGCCGCCGCTGGCGGCCGGCCGCCCGAACTCCCCAGCCTTCGCGAAGGCGCGGCCGAGGCCCTGACCATCGCCGCCCAGCAGGCCTCGGACGAGGGAGCCCATGAGTTTGCAGTCGTCTATCTGCGTCTGTCGCTGAATCTCGATCGCCATCCGGCCTCGCTCTTTCGCCTGGGCTCGACGCTCTCCCAGGCCAATCTGGAAGGCCCGGCGCAGGCGACGCTGCAGGCGGTGCCGGACGACGATCCGGTCGTCTATGCCGCAGCCCGCGTCGCTCTGGGGCTGACGCTCGACAAGGCCGACAAGCCGGAGGAGGCCCTCGCCGCCTTACGTCAGGCCGAGGGGGCGACGCCCTCCGATTCCCGTATCGCCGGCCTGATCGCCAGCCAGCTGATGAAGCTGGAACGCTGGGAAGAGGCGCTGACGGTGCTGAACGGCCCGCTGCTGAACACCGCCGACCAATCGGCCAATGTCCGTTTCCTGCGTGGCGTCGCCTATGAATCGCTGGACCGTGTGCCCGAGGCCGAAGGCGAACTCTGGGCTGCGCTGCAGGCCGAGCCGAACGAACCCTCGTTCCTGAACTATCTGGGCTATCTCTGGGTCGACAAGGGCACCCGCGTCGCCGAGGGGGCCGCCATGATCCAGCGCGCCCACGCTGCGGACCCCGAGGACGGCAATATCCAGGACAGTCTGGGCTGGGCCCAGTATCGCCAGGGCCAGTATGAAACGGCCGTCGACACCCTGGAACAGGCCGTCGCCAAGGAGCCCGCCAATGCCGAGATCAACGACCATCTGGGCGACGCCTACTGGCAGGTCGGCCGTCGGCGCGAGGCCGGCTTCCAGTGGAACCGTGTCCTGACGCTCGACCCCGACGCCGAACGCAGGGCCGAAGTGGAAAGGAAGCTGGAACAGGGCCTGACCGACGTCGCCCCGCCGACCGGGGGCTGATCTGGCGATCCTGACGCGGCTGGCCCCGGCCAAGGTCAATCTGTTCCTGCACGTCGGGGCGGTGCAGCCGGACGGCTATCATCCTCTTTCCAGCCTGGTGGCCTTCGCCGACGTCGGCGACATCGTCTCGGTCGAGCCGGCCGATCGGCTGTCCCTGACCGTGACCGGTCCCTTCGCAGGGGGGCTGGAGGGGCAGGGAGACAATCTGATCCTCAAGGCCTTGCGGGCCCTGGCCGCCGATCGGGGCATGGCCGACCTGCCGCTGCATGTCACCCTGGACAAGCGTCTGCCCATTGCGGCCGGCCTGGGCGGCGGCTCGTCCGATGCGGGCGCGGCGCTCCATCTGGCCAATCAGGCGCTCGGCCTCGGCCTGTTGGAGTCCGCGCTCGAAGACCTGTCCCGGGTCGTCGGGGCCGACGGCCCCATGTGTCTGCGCGCGCGCCCGGCCTGGGCGGAGGGGATCGGCGAACGCCTGACCGAGGTTCCCGATCTACCGTCCCTGCACGCGGTTCTCTACAATCCGGGTCGCCCGTCGCCGACCGGTGCCGTCTATCGCGCCTACGATGCCGACCCGTCGGGCGAACCCGTGCGTCCCCATCCGCCGTCCGACTGGAGTCCGGACACGGTCATCGCCTGGCTGGCCCGGACGCGCAACGATCTGGAAGCTCCTGCCGCCCGGCTCGAGCCGGCTATCGCGATCGCCTTGCAGGACCTGGCCGCCCAGCCGGGTGCGCGGTTGGTCCGGATGTCCGGATCCGGCGCGACCGTCTTCGGCCTGTTCGACAGTGCGGCCGAGGCGCGACAGGCCGCCGGGAAGCTTGACCGCAATCATGGTCCCGGTTGGGCCGTTGCCGCACGTCTGGGCGGTAACGCGCCCTAAGGGGAAACCGACATGCTTCGCCCCCGCCTTCCGGGTGCCACCGCAGCCATCGCCCTGTTCGGTGCCGGCCCGACCTTCGCCCGGGACGCCACCCCAGACCGCAGTCGTAATCTCACCTTCGCAGTGAGTTGAGTTGGAAGGCGGTGGGCCCTAGGGTCCGCCGCCTTTCTCCTTGCCTGAAGACTCCCCGTGGCCGCACAGACCGAACCGCTCTCCTTTCAGGATCTGATCCTCACGCTCCAGCGCTACTGGGGCGATCAGGGCTGCGCGATCCTGCAGCCCTATGACATCGAGGTGGGGGCGGGGACCCTGCATCCGGCGACGGTGCTGCGGGCGCTCGGCCCCCGGCCGTGGAAGGCCGCCTATGTCCAGCCCAGCCGCCGGCCCGGCGACGGCCGCTATGGCGAGAACCCCAACCGCCTTCAGCACTACTACCAGTTCCAGGTCATTCTGAAGCCGAATCCCGACAACCTGCAGGAGCTGTATCTCGGCTCGCTCCGCGCCATCGGCATCGATCCGGCCCTGCATGACATCCGCTTTGTCGAGGACGATTGGGAGAATCCGACCGTCGGGGCCTGGGGCCTTGGCTGGGAAGTCTGGTGCGACGGCATGGAGGTGACCCAGTTCACCTATTTCCAGGGCGTCGGCGGGCTGGAGGTCGACGTCGTCTCGGGTGAGCTGACCTATGGGCTGGAGCGTCTGGCCATGTACGTCCAGGGCGTCGACAACGTCTACGATCTGAAGTTCACCCGGGACGGCACGACCTATGGCGAGGTCTTCCTCGAGAACGAGCGCCAGCAGTCTCAGGCCAATTTCCACGGCTATGACGTCGAGGGCCTGAAGCGCCGGTTCGAGGACATGGAGGCGGAGTCGTCGCGGCTGCTGGCCATGACCGGGCCGCAGGGTCAGCCACTGGTCCTGCCGGCCTACGACCAGGTCCTGAAGGCGTCGCACCTGTTCAACCTGATGGACGCGAGGGGGGCCATCGCGGTGGCCGAACGCCAGAGCTACATCGGCCGCATCCGCGACCTGTGTAAGGCCTGTGCCCTGGCCTATGTCGAGCAAGAGCGGGGAGCCGCCTGATGCCCCAACTCCTACTCGAACTCTTTTCCGAAGAAATCCCCGCCCGCATGCAGGCGGGGGCCGCGCGTGATCTCGAACGCATGGCGAGCGAACGGCTGAAGGCCGCCGGCCTGAGCTGGGATACCCTGACCACCTACGCCGGCCCGCGGCGGTTGACGCTCGTGATCGAGGGCCTGCCCGCCGCCACGCCGGATCGCTCGGAAGAGCTGAAGGGCCCCCGCGCCAACGCCCCGGAACAGGCGCTGGAGGGGTTCCTGCGCAAGACCGGCCTGACGCGCGACCAGCTGACCGAGCGCGACGGCGTCCTGTTCGCCGTGATCGAGGAGGCGGGTCGCCCGACGACCGCCGTGATCGCCGAGACGGTGGACCAGATCGTCCGGGCCTTCCCCTGGCCCAAGTCGATGCGCTGGGGCTCCGGCACCCTGCGCTGGGTGCGCCCGCTGAAGCGGATCGTGGCCCTGTTCGACGGGGCCGTGGTGCCGTTCGAGATCGACGGCATCCGATCTGGTGACGTGACCGAGGGCCACCGCTTCATGGGGTCGGGCCAGCCGTTTGCCGTGAAGGATTTCGCCGACTATCGGGCGAAGCTGGAACAGCATTTCGTCCTGCTGGATGCCGCCGACCGCAAGCTGAAGATCCTCGAGGCCGCCCGTGCCGCCTGCCAAACGCAAGGGCTGGAGCTGGTCGACGACGACGGCCTGCTGGAAGAGGTCGCCGGCCTCGCCGAATGGCCGACGCCGATCCTGGGCGACATGGACCCGCAGTTCCTCGACCTGCCGCCCGAGGTGGTCCGTTTGTCCATGAAGGTGCACCAGAAATATTTCGCGGTGCGACGGCCCCCCTCGAGCCCTGAGCCATCTCCCCCCTCCGGGGGGAGTACCCGCGAAGCGGGGGAGGGGGGCCTGGCCCCCAACTTCATCGTCGTCGCCAATGTCGAGGCCTCCGACGGCGGTGTGGCCCTGGCCGCCGGCAACAGTCGCGTCCTGTCGGCCCGCCTGAACGACGCCCGCTTCTTCTGGGACGAGGACCGCAAGACCGGCTTCGACGTCTGGAACGAGAAACTGAAGGGCGTCACCTTCCACGCCAGACTGGGCACGATGGCCGAGCGCGTCGACCGCATCGCCGCCCTCGCGCGCGAGATCGCCCCCCTCGTCGGCGCCGACCCCGATCAGGCTGAAACCGCCGCCCGCCTCGCCAAGGCCGACCTGGCCTCGGGCATGGTCGGCGAGTTCCCCGAGCTGCAGGGGATCATGGGCGGCTACTACGCGAGAGCCTTGCCCCCCTCGAACCCTGCTCTGCAGGCTTCGGTCCCCCCGGAGGGGGGACATTTGCCCAGCCAATCTCCCCCCTCCGGGGGGAGTACCCGCGAAGCGGGGGAGGGGGGTTGTTCCAATGCCATCGCCGACGCCATCCGCGACCACTACAAGCCGCAAGGCCCGGCGGACTCGGTCCCGACCGCGCCCCTGACGGTCGCTGTCGCCCTTGCCGACAAGCTCGACACCCTCGTCGGCTTCTTCGCCATCGACGAAAAGCCCACGGGGTCGAAGGATCCGTTCGCGCTGCGGCGGGCGGCGCTGGGGGTGATCCGGTTGATCGAAGCAGGGAATGTACCGATCGAACTGAGGGGCAACGATCTGCTCTTCAACC is part of the Brevundimonas sp. AJA228-03 genome and harbors:
- the glyS gene encoding glycine--tRNA ligase subunit beta, encoding MPQLLLELFSEEIPARMQAGAARDLERMASERLKAAGLSWDTLTTYAGPRRLTLVIEGLPAATPDRSEELKGPRANAPEQALEGFLRKTGLTRDQLTERDGVLFAVIEEAGRPTTAVIAETVDQIVRAFPWPKSMRWGSGTLRWVRPLKRIVALFDGAVVPFEIDGIRSGDVTEGHRFMGSGQPFAVKDFADYRAKLEQHFVLLDAADRKLKILEAARAACQTQGLELVDDDGLLEEVAGLAEWPTPILGDMDPQFLDLPPEVVRLSMKVHQKYFAVRRPPSSPEPSPPSGGSTREAGEGGLAPNFIVVANVEASDGGVALAAGNSRVLSARLNDARFFWDEDRKTGFDVWNEKLKGVTFHARLGTMAERVDRIAALAREIAPLVGADPDQAETAARLAKADLASGMVGEFPELQGIMGGYYARALPPSNPALQASVPPEGGHLPSQSPPSGGSTREAGEGGCSNAIADAIRDHYKPQGPADSVPTAPLTVAVALADKLDTLVGFFAIDEKPTGSKDPFALRRAALGVIRLIEAGNVPIELRGNDLLFNHIKRMPNMADAVYLQVAPILDAITFDFLSDRLEVFLRDRGTNIETVRAAFGRTLSGFKPVDLIASVEALDAFLATDDGANLLAGYKRASNILKAEEKKGPVPTGEPGVPDGIPAQEATLIFAVKGAAYEVAKALEAEDFAEAMRQLALLRAPVDAFFTDVMVNSDVPEERENRLKLLGQVRDVMGRVADFGQVSG